GACGCCTTACGTGACCTCCTCATTCGGTCAGCATGGATTGCTTGCGACTACCAGCATTGTCTCCACGATTCTCGGCGGTGTCTCCAAGCTCACGATCGCCAAGATTATCGATATTCGCGGCCGTGCGGAAGGCTTCGCCGGCATGGTCTTCCTCGTCACCATCGGCATGATCATGAAGGCTACGTGCCAGAACGTTGAGACGTACGCTGCCGCGCAGACGATTTTCTGGGTTGGTCATCTTGGGCTCATCTACATCATCACTATCGTTCTCTCCGATATGACTTCCCTGAGAAATCGTATGACTATCATCGCTCTGAACGGCACGCCGACGATAGCCACGACTTTTGCCGGTCCTGAGATTGCGCAGCTGTTTTATGATGAGGTCAACTTCCGCTGGGCATTCGGCGCCTTTGCCATCATCTTGATCGGTTTCAGTGTTCCTGTCGCTGTTATCTTCTTCTTGAGCGAGATCAAGGCCAAGAAGACTGGTTTGATCCCCCTTAAGCAGAAGACCCGGTCTACCTGGGAATCTACCAAGCATTACTTCATCGAATTTGACGGTACGTAGCAACTACTTCCAAAGATACAAATCACCCCTCGGAGCTTGAATTGCTAATGATTCTAGTTGTTGGCTTGATCTTGGTGATGGCCGGATGGTCCATGCTTCTGTTACCATTTTCTCTTGTCTCCAATGCCACCCATCAGTGGAAGAGCCCTACGATCATCTGCTTGATTGTTTTTGGCGTCATTGGATTGGCTCTTTTCGCTCTATGGGAGAGAAACTTCGCCAAAGTCTCCCTGTTCCCGTACCACTTCTTGAAGGATAGAACCATTCTGGGCGCCTGCTTGGTATACGGTATCATGTTCGCCTCCATCTAGTAAGTTGACACTGATATAACGGCGTCTCCATGCCAATCCTGTATTAACAGCCATCTTTAGCTGCTGGGATTCATATTACCAATCTTATTTGCAAGTCGCGCACAATCAAGATATTACGAGCTCTGGCTACATCCTCAATGCCTTCAGCTTGACCTCTGCAATCATTTCTCCCTTCATCGGAGTGTGAGTCCACTTTTACATTAGTCAAAGACCTTTTACTAACCCTAATCCAAGTGCGATTCGATACACCGGCCGCTTCAAGTACATCGCCCTTTCCGGAGTACCTATATGCGTCCTCGGCACTGCGCTACTCATTCACTTCCGTACCCCGTCAACCACCGTTGGTTACCTTGTCATGTGCCAGATCTTCAATGGCGTTGCCAGCGGCATCTTCAGCATCTGCTCCCAAATCGCCATTATGTCGTCTGTCACTCACCAGCAGATCGCCATTGCTCTCGCGTTGCACGGGCTCTTCGGTTCCATCGGTGCTGCCATCGGCTTAGCTATCGCTGGTGGTATCTGGAACAATGTTCTTAAGAAGAACATCTATGCCCAGCTCCCCGAAGGCAGCAAGGACCTTACTGCAAGCATTTACGCCAGTATCGAAACGCAGCTCTCGTACCCCATGGGCAGCCCTATTCGCACGGCGATTATTGCGGCATATGCAGACGTTCAGCGGAAGATGGTCATTGCTGGTTGCGCCTTCATTCCCCTAGTGCTTTTGTCCTTGCTTATCTGGCGTAACATCAACGTTAAGACtgtggaggaggagaagggaaAACAGACGAAGGGAACTGTTTTCTAATCTGTACTAGCACTCTTCATATACCTAAACGCCTGCGTTTCGCTGTATATGTTCCAAGATAACCCATTGAAACGGAAATTTTGGAGAGGGTAGGACTTCCCTATTACTGCTTAGACTGTAATATGTTATTTCAAAATCTTCTTGACAAATGTTCACATTATTGACCTTCTCGCCTTATCTAAATCATATAATTTTCATGAAATGATCACATTTCTCAGATACACTCCAGATTTTGCCTATGTTTAGACAAGGGGGTTTCCCGTAATGAAGTTTGATTAGGCATTATAGACTAAGAACACTTCCTTACTTCGGACAAAGTCGCCCGTTCTGAGTTGGGTAATACTCAAGCTGATCCGTAATGTACCAATCCTCAGAACCTACAGCCGTTGTCGCATAAAGTAATCCCCAAGGGTCGTACTTCTGCTTCAGCTGATACAAGTAGTCGTAGTTGCTGCCGTAGAATGCCTGTTGCCAGTTCGGCTCGTTGATGTCTGCCTCGTTGAGATACGCTCCGGCGCCGGGACTGGCTTCACGCCATGGCTGCAGCATCTCCACCAAATTCTTGTTCGCAGCAGCGATCTCTGCAGGAGTGGCCTCCTGACTCCATATGGTTCCCAGCATCGCGTGCATCAAAGTCTCGCGGAAGGCCGGGTTCACGGCATTAGTTTGGTTGACGGAAGGATTGACTGCAGTCTTGAAGTTGTATCCAAGCATCATGCCAGCAGCCTCAACACTTTGACGCAAAGCCTTCGTCTGCGCAGCTAGCTTGCTTTCATTCTCCCAGTTGGAACGCGGGAAGAGGCGGGAAGCAGTGTGGAAGTTCCACGCACCAACGACTTCGGATTCTGCAGGCCAAGTGTTTATGACAGTGTTGAGAACGCCGTCGAATTCGGTGTACTTGGGATCGGCGACGGGAATATGCAGAGCAGAGAGACTGGAGAATAACGGTGCAGAGACGGCGGTCAATTTGGCTGTATCCATACCATTTCCCCATTGAGGCGCCATGGAGAAGCTGCAAGTTGTTGTTGGAGCGCACATAATGGACCAGTAGCTGTACATGCCAGCATCGGCATAGACAGGGAATTGGGCAAACACAGCGTCGACGCCAGACCAGAAGGTCTCCGTGGAGACGTTGTTGCTAGTTGCGAAGCTGTAAGTAAGCGTAGTTACGGAAGTCTTAGGGTAGGCTCGGATGACGAGCGACGTAACGATGCCCCATGTGCTCCCACCTCCTCCACGGAGGGCAAAGAACAGATCCGGATAATTCTTTTCGTCTACAGAAACAAATCGTCCATTCGGTAGGACAACCTCCATTGAGAGAACTTGATCGGCAGCGACACCATACTTGGACATCAATGGGGAATGCCCACCCCCGGCGGTATATCCGCCACCGATACCGACAGTCTATCTGAAGCATCAGAAGAGTTAAACGAAACCGAAATGACAGCGGGAAACCTACGCGGGCAATACCACCAACAATATGGAGATCAAGCTCATCGGCTGCCTCGTAGAGCTTCAGGGCCTGGATACCAGACCCAATCTTGAATGCTGGACCAATGTATCCAGATATTCGGTGATGGTATTCAGTTCCAAGGTACTGGATACTTTGCAAAGCATGAGTCCATATCGAAAGCGCGCCGCCACCAGAGGACTTCGCATTGAAGTCATGTCCCTTGTTCTTAACGATCAAACGGACGTTGAGATTGCGAGCGAAGTTGACCGCAAGCTGGATCTGGGCTACGTTCGTGACCTTGACAACATACGAAGGGTTCCCCCCCTGAGTACAGTTGGCGCCGGTTCGAGCGATGCTCGGAGGGACACAGCTGACTCCCTCAAAGATGGGGTAGTCTAAGCCAGTTGGCTCAGACATTCTTCGATGTTGTTAGCGAGCCGCCCATAATTCCCTGCATAGACTTAGCTTACTGATATTGAGGGGTTGTCCACGCTGCCGTAATCTCATTGCACTTGGCCGCATCGTATTGAGGCCAGTCCGTGTAGCATGGCGCAGCAGCAGGAACCCCGTCAAGCAGCGCACCTCCCATGAGAAGGTCAAGTAAGAACCAAGTTAAGTCAGACGGCCACGCGCGATCACCGGGGAATACCTTGCATGAACGCGCAGTTCGCTTCTTAACGGCAGCTTTGCCATCGCCAAAGTCAAACGCAGCAGTGCCAGTAAGATTGTACGTTGTTAAGTTTGCGATTACGTCTGCCGTAAGTTGAGAAGATTCAAAGTCGAAATACTCGATCCCTGATGGGGCCGCATCAGATGCCACAGCCTGAACTGCGGGAGCAATGGTCTCGGCTGTGATAGCTACTTGAGAACATGGTCAGCTGAATCCCAGATTGTAGTGTGCTGGCAGATTTATGTGTATGAGTGTAAAAAGGCTAGATGAAAGACACGAATTGTTTGCATACCGGAGTTATCGCTGGCGTCACCTTCTTGGGCTGTTTGGCTCAAAGCCAAGTCAGCAAACGATATTGCTATGACCAAGGCCGACGGGCGCAACATAATGCCCAGTTGAAGGTTGACAGAACCCAAAAGGAGCGAAGAGATACCAACAAGCACAGCTACCAGGGATCAATCCTATTGAGCGCATTCTACGGACTCCCTTTTATACGTGCGACCTCCTGGTGGGATTCAACTCGCCGGGCTTGACCCGAGTCGGTAATCTTTGCTATCGACTGGGTTATGGGCGCATAATCCACCAAACCCAATATTTGGATGGGGTCTTCGAGACATGTATGGCAATGTCATGTGCGCCTTGGAGTTCGATCGGAATCCGCCACTAGCATTGTTTGGACGGCCGGTCATGAACTATCTGATCAAGTTAGCTTCTCGTCGGGAAAGTGTCCAGAAGAGGGCTGCTCGGATGTGAGATACCACCCGAGAGCCCATAAGCACAATCGTTCCACCGTCTAGAACTTTAGACAGCTCCATAAGTGACCCAGGGTCCTGGCTGACGGTGGAGCACGAATGTATCCACAAGCAGCGCATCACTCAACTCAGGCAAGGGGATCATGGATGCCATGGCTGATGCAAGAAATAATACACATGTTCTGATCACCGGCTTGTGCTTCTCGATTATGACATGCCCAATCGACACGGCTTTCCGTGTGGCTCTTGTTTCCGAACCATTGTGTCCTTGACATCTAGAATTTGAGCAACTGCGAATTTCGAAAGCTCCATTGTCAAAATACCAATTATGCGACCACGCAAACTTTGTTGAGATGTGCCATCAATACATCGGACCATCATACGTGTACCACGGGCTGAAAAATGCCGCTGAAGGAAGCAACCACCGAAATTGTTATCTAGACTACGCCTCCGGGCTGCATATTGGCCTGTTTTCCAACAAGAACTTTTGTACAAACAACACCGGCAGCAAGGAGTCCGAGCCAACGGCTTTCTATCCCGGCTTTTTAACTAGGTTCAGTGGCTAACACATGTTGGACATCCAACGGCGACGGGCGGCAACATTGAAGTAGGCGGGGACGCGCACCACTTTCTTCGGTTGTTGGCGCTAAGGCGTGGTGTTCTCCATACAATTGCAAGGGGCACCGGGGCAGTAGTAGATGTTCAACAACCAACAAGGAAGGGGTCTGATGGATGGAAGAAACCCCTGCAGTTTCTCACAAAATGAAGTTGCAAGAAGGAACGAGGCAAGGGAGGCTGCCCAGACGACATTAAGTTATCTGCAAAACGAAGATATCCATCGACTACAGGGATGACTACTCACTCATCAACTCTTAAAGCTGACCAATTGTATACTATACCAATGCAGAGCCAAATTCGAAGTTGTTGGCGGGGAATTCATCATTGAAATACATGGTAATGAAGTTTTCTGCGTTGCTCCATCATGAGATACCGTTAATGATAAACCAGGGGTTTCCCGAGTCTTAGGAATATTGTCGGCGAATCCTGCCAACTTGATGTCTACTGTCTAGACGTCTTGAGAGATTGCCATCCGTTGACCCATGCTTTATTTTGAGTCCTTCTCAGGAGATGGGACTCTAAGACGTTCATTTTGAAGGGGCCAGCATCAAATTGTTATGCCCTGGAGAACTCACTCTCGTCCTGCAAGAAGAGTGCAGGAAGGGTAGGTGTGGCCGTGGATGTTCCTCATCATCGGGGCACAGTCATGAACCCAGCAGATCGGGTGCGCTTGCGTCGATGCGGACCTCGGAAATATGGCTTTCGTCTTTTGCCAGATGCCGAACAGCTCGCAACTGGCGCAGACGAGAGGATCAGGTCACCGGCCCGCCTAGATGCAGTCTTCGCAAGTGCCCCGGAGATATTCTGCTTAACATCCCGGTCTCCAAAGTCTCGAACGCCCTTTCTTCATCTCTCTTCTTCAGTCGTGCAAGTGGAATGGACCAAGGATACTGAAGCAGGGCATTGTAGCCACAGGGATAGCATGTGCCGCAATCGTACTGATAAAGGAGGAGCCAAAGACCTTTTGCAAGATGGAATGTTGGTTGGATGAAGTTTTTGGCATGTTTTCCTGTCCGGCAATTCCATAAATCATTGACTGTGCACCTTGCTTCGTTGAATACCATGAACCTCATCTACCCCAGCTGATATTCAACCACATGGTTCGGAGAATCATCACCTTCTTATTCTACGGCTTCTTTATCTCAGTTGGAGTAGTTCCAAACCCAAGATGACGGAAGCTCCCACTAGTTGGCTACAGAACCTTGGCATTGCCATTGAGATCGCTTGCCCAACTCTGGCACTCATTGCGATAAGTTTGCGACTCTACATCAGAATTGATACGAAGACCCTCGGCTGGGGTATGTTCTGCTCGTAAACACTTTATCTTTCCCATGAAACTGATCGTCACGCCCTAAGATGACGCCTGCATATGTGTCGCGATGGCTCTCTCAATTGCCCTAGCTATCGGATCTATTATATGTAAGTCTAGACTCATCAAGAATCAGAGTTACCGAAATACAAGCTAATATCCGCTCATCTATCCAGGTATGAAAGAGCTCTACATAGGCAGTCACTATTGGGACGTTCCCTTGCTCATGAACCCGACGACAGGAATGATCTGGATCTACATTGTCGGCGCTGTCTACAATCCGATTCTCGCACTGGTTAAACAGTCTGTCCTCATCTTCCTGATCCGTTTCTCCGGTGTCAAAGACGTAGTGAGATACGTTGTCTGGGCAACAGCTACATTTAATCTCGCGCTCATGATCGCCACCTTTGTTGCTGTCATTTTTCAATGCACGCCCATTGAGAAGAACTGGAAACCAACCTTGGCAGGGAGTTGCATTGAGCAATTCTCGTTCGGAATATCTACTGCATGCTTGACTATTCTGACAGATCTTGTCTCTGTTGGTCTCCCATTTTACATGTTCCTGGGCTTGAAGATGCAGAAGAAAAGGAAGATTGGGCTGATGATTGTTTTCATGCTCGGAATCATGTCTGCAACCTTGTACCATTCCACATTCTCGTACATTACGTTTTGCTAACTGTGTATTACTGGCAGTGTTACAGCCGTGAGCGTCTTGGGAGGGACCTCACTGAGGCCACCTCCCGGGCACAGCAGATTCTGGACGACACTATCACCTAGGGCAGGGATAATGCTGTTCGGTTTGATCCCGAGAAGACCGAAGTCCTTTATCTCACGAGGCGGACCTCGCCGAGGGCCGGAGATATCGCCCCCCCCCCTATCTACTACGGTAATAAGGAGATTAGACTACACGAGAAGGGTATTACAAAGTAGCTGGGCATTACCTTTGATAAGAAgctgcttttttatagctatattactaactaccgAAGTAAGGCTAGGtctatagctagctatattaaaggtcttaataaagtttttaataatacgcccCCCGTTATTATGCGCAAGGCGATCTATACTATCGTTATCCCTAAGgccttatatagtactaagctataGTACCCCGGCCCGACccgacttatttttaaagttaggGTTAACTCCGAGATACGTACCTAACTAGAAGTCTAATACGGGCTAAAGTCGGTTATTAAGACCCTCTAGACCCCTATTAACATCGCCTTAAGGGGCTCTCTCTTAGTATAGCAGACTATACTAATTACGGTACTACTGCGCGAGGCGAgcactttattaataaagcttctCTTAGACTCCCTTAGAGACCGCTACGCCGttaggctttttatattaaactactcttATCCCCTAGCCtagaggatttataattataagctactacgTAACCATAAGAACCCCTCTTACTTAACTACGCTTAcctaagtaactagttaagTCGAACGTcccttataactagccttattaccccGCGACTTCTCGATTATAAGTAACTctaatagtacttaagaagtaactaaaatagaggagatataaagctattataaatagtataaatctctccttactacgtatattatagcctatataaataggttataaataactctaGAGGTTATAAGCTtcgggtatattatttaccGAGGAccgtaactaatttattttaagtactactacCTCCCCCGGGCCGAGGTTTTTAACGCTAAAATAAAAGgggctattataagtctttgcGCGGCGCTAGGGCTTAGGAATAAGtctactatagctattacggtctacttaaataactaggccgctattaagtacttaaatagtaccccccccttatcctcttaatatactattctcGAGTTTAAGGAGCTTACTAAGAACGCTAGGGTCCCCGTTACCTCCTACTAGACGCCTAGCTATAAGGGCATTATAGGGAACGAGATAGCGGACTAGTTAGCTAAAAAGGGCACTACTATAAGTCCCCCTAACCTACTTATACGCCCcttaactactacttatattaagtatcgtACCCGGGAgaaatagctaactatacttcGGGGCTAGTAAGAGGATTACTAACTGGACTCTTATAGGGCCCtcgctttacttattaataacataGCGAGCCCCGAGCTAAAGTCGCTTACGTAACACTAGCTCTACTAGCTCCTTTTAGCTAGGTCCGGCTATAGGGACtacgctatatattattacttatacgacTACGACGATACTAAcctctactacttatataaaaaagagaaggtacctaactatatttattactactatctAGTCTCGCATAGGGGCACGCTATAGTTTACCTAAACTAACTTcgtttagtattaacttaataaagactagtctacttatattatactactacAGAGCTCCcggttctttattaatatctaccCGAAATAAACCGATATTTATTAGAATTAGGTTAGCGCGCGCGGAAGTGGCTACGGTAATACTAGACCCgtatctattactaaatagtacggctataataaaagtctcGGGGTGCCCCCCTTAGcccttatactaatagaCCGACGCGATAGGACGTGCTATATAGTTCGTAtcctaactaactatttagagCAGACCCTTTTAGGCCAAACCCCCCTGCCGTAGTAGGTTTGCTAATACGGCCGTTAGCTCCCCTAGCGGACATTAATCTTATAGGGCGAGCACGTCGATACGGCTCGTTTAACCGGGATACGTAATAGGTTATATACCCCGTCGGCCCTGcgaagcttatatttatatatagtagtactaataatagtattactctttatctatattatactaacacTTTACCTCACTACATAACATATTATattaccttataatataatatatattatttacttcctccctttactttattactttatactatactactCTCCCTTTACTTACTAAAGGAGCTAGACTCTCTACCTCGGGTATTAAtgcttattatagtataataacggttttcttataaatatatagaacactacttagttagtttattatattactagcgtaatacTTAAACCTCGCCGGGTATATCTACCCTAGgttataagatattatagggGGCCATGCTTAGGTAGAAGGGTTAattttagagtatatattatattatcttataagagggtattatataggctctacGGGGCACGGCATACGgtcttataattttaacgcGATGTAGTCGCCTTTTGCCTTACTTAAGGACATCACGGCGTAAAATAGTACAAACAAA
The Colletotrichum lupini chromosome 6, complete sequence DNA segment above includes these coding regions:
- a CDS encoding major facilitator superfamily transporter, with product MAANASTTPHVSEENHVAGENDIEKSTAQNSVDIHAEPMKLDYEEDPEHKQDGVKKVEAITSVWSWKMLWVVFALLYLVSFTDGLLQSVQSNLTPYVTSSFGQHGLLATTSIVSTILGGVSKLTIAKIIDIRGRAEGFAGMVFLVTIGMIMKATCQNVETYAAAQTIFWVGHLGLIYIITIVLSDMTSLRNRMTIIALNGTPTIATTFAGPEIAQLFYDEVNFRWAFGAFAIILIGFSVPVAVIFFLSEIKAKKTGLIPLKQKTRSTWESTKHYFIEFDVAHNQDITSSGYILNAFSLTSAIISPFIGVAIRYTGRFKYIALSGVPICVLGTALLIHFRTPSTTVGYLVMCQIFNGVASGIFSICSQIAIMSSVTHQQIAIALALHGLFGSIGAAIGLAIAGGIWNNVLKKNIYAQLPEGSKDLTASIYASIETQLSYPMGSPIRTAIIAAYADVQRKMVIAGCAFIPLVLLSLLIWRNINVKTVEEEKGKQTKGTVF